From Lolium perenne isolate Kyuss_39 chromosome 5, Kyuss_2.0, whole genome shotgun sequence, a single genomic window includes:
- the LOC127321676 gene encoding cysteine-rich receptor-like protein kinase 26 translates to MNTAPVAPKPMPLHLLEELTNHFSPDRKLGDGMYGDVYLGEHKNGEKIAVKVLKEGLDLDDKEFQKEYQNLANLHHKNVVRLVGYCDETKGDFVPYKDGMVFAYKIKRMLCFDYMHNGSLDSFIYDEFNDRNWCTRYAIIKGICEGLEYLHEKLKPPMYHLDLKPANILLDENMSAKIADFGVSRLFLEEKTRKTETVLGTRGYIPPEYINEGLISTKFDIFRLGVVIIKIMTGREGYFRIAEMPSQQFIGLVHMDWMNRLQVLPVHIYSVQVRRCIEIGLSCVEADRHKRPSIGLIVSALNETESCVQLCPCITIDDMLDLLKEKLISYQLRITDNRSTAHLVTITTACDLDVGTTSKSEVRFANQLS, encoded by the exons ATGAACACCGCACCCGTCGCGCCAAAGCCTATGCCGCTTCATTTATTAGAAGAACTTACAAATCATTTCTCTCCGGACCGGAAACTTGGTGACGGCATGTATGGAGATGTTTACCTG GGAGAGCATAAAAATGGAGAAAAGATTGCCGTGAAGGTGCTTAAAGAAGGTCTGGACCTTGACGATAAGGAATTTCAGAAGGAGTATCAAAaccttgcaaatcttcaccacaaAAATGTTGTCCGGTTAGTTGGATATTGCGATGAAACTAAGGGAGATTTTGTACCGTACAAGGATGGGATGGTTTTTGCTTATAAGATAAAAAGGATGCTTTGCTTCGATTATATGCACAATGGAAGCCTtgatagttttatttatg ATGAATTTAATGACCGTAATTGGTGTACACGCTATGCAATAATTAAGGGAATATGCGAGGGCTTGGAATACCTTCATGAGAAATTAAAACCTCCTATGTATCATTTAGATTTAAAACCAGCCAATATATTACTGGACGAGAACATGTCAGCAAAAATTGCAGATTTCGGCGTGTCAAGGTTGTTCTTAGAAGAAAAAACAAGAAAGACAGAAACTGTTCTAGGAACACG TGGGTACATACCGCCAGAGTACATAAATGAAGGTCTGATCTCAACTAAGTTTGATATATTCCGTCTGGGTGTCGTGATCATAAAGATAATGACCGGACGAGAGGGCTACTTCAGAATTGCTGAAATGCcttctcaacaattcattgggCTC GTACATATGGACTGGATGAATAGGCTACAAGTGCTACCAGTGCACATATATTCTGTACAAGTAAGGAGATGCATCGAAATAGGTTTAAGTTGTGTGGAGGCTGATCGACACAAAAGGCCAAGTATTGGGTTAATCGTCAGTGCTCTTAATGAGACGGAATCTTGTGTCCAG CTGTGCCCTTGCATTACCATCGATGATATGCTGGATCTCCTGAAAGAAAAATTGATCTCTTATCAACTCCGCATAACTGACAACAGAAGTACGGCGCACTTAGTAACAATAACAACCGCTTGTGATCTGGATGTTGGTACTACGTCAAAATCCGAGGTCCGTTTTGCAAATCAACTAAGTTGA